AATGACGCCGTCTTTGAAAGCAGGACTACGGAGTTGCGGGACGATATGCGTGGAATTTGCTACAACCTGCCTGATGCCATCGGCGACACCCTTTACCGCGATAACTCCGTGTTATTACCTGGCGGTGAGTGATATGAATGCAGTGATcagtgataaataaaaaataacagatGCAATTATTGACTTGcttattttcattgttattgtGTTTTAGTTTCTTTCGTTAAATGCGGTCATAACATCGTAACATCGGACAAATTCAGACGTCCACACATCTATACATAATAATGATTATcctactgaaaattttcacgtaataAACAACATGCTGAATTCTTACAAAACATTTTACGATTTACcacatgaaaattttcaataagaTATCGCTGGTCTAACTTTTCCACGGTTGATACACATACGGTTGtgattaattttcagaatACTTGTTACAACGCACCAATATTAATGCTCTGTATGGATTCTGCATCAACTATGCTGCGAAAAAGGTTCGTGTTATATTATACGCACATTTATACTCTGGAAAGGTGTACGTCTCCAGATTTTAAATTGGTACACACGGAGGCAGAGTTTCTGCGCGGCTAATTTATTGGCAAAGTGGGTGTTGTTGGCAATGCAGAGTCAGCTCGTACCGGCCAGCCGACAGTAGCACTGCAGGTTGAATCGGTAGTGCCAACGTAACTGACTTGGTCGAAAGATTAACTGCCTCAGAACCGCTGCCCCCGTGTGCACATAGGAAACCAGATATGTAATGTGGATCCTTCTGATTGCAGGACCTGAACACCGTCGAGCTAATCATTGGGAGACCTAGATTGAACAAGGTCGATATTCATCACGAAAATAAAACGGAGACCAGAGTATATCCCGGTCTCGGTGCTGGCGATTTTGACGAGGCATTAGCGAATGCCGCAGTAGGTGCCAATCTTGGTAATTATAGCCGCGGGCTATCTTGTAAACTTGCCATCATTTGTTATTCGGATGAAATTAAATCGAGCATTGTCGACGTGATATTTCCAGGCTACTCGGTCACCTCGGGATACATTTTCCGTCCCAAAGAGCTGGTATTTGCCGCTGGAACGCCGGCATTGAAAAAAACGGGCCAGGTGagttttaatgaaataaaattgtaccaTTTTAGTACACGGAGAGTTTatgaaataaatgtaatttaacATCATGCAATTTTAATCATATCCGATTCTTCACTCAAAGGTCGTGGTTTACTTGCCGGGTACTGCGTGGGAAACAAAAATCGACGGTTCCGTACTGGGCGAGTACTTTGGCGCGAGTTTGACCACCGGGGATTTTGACAACGACGGTTTGGATGACATTGCCGTAGGTGCGCCTCATTGGGGCGAGGTCGACTACGGTCGGGTCTACACATATTACGGCAACAATAAGGTATACGATTCACCGACTTTCGATCTCACCTTCGGCATCGTCGATATCTTCTTCGTCTTTGGCTCCATTTTGTGTAAACACGTGTCTCTCCGTATCATTGACCTTACGCAATAGTGTCCTACGCAGTTCTTTTCAGATATCCGCTACAATCTTTCAACACTTGTGATTTTCTCCCTCATATCTTCGTATCGTTAATCGAAtggtttttcaaacttcataTCTTCCTACGTGCATCGCAGCGCATCTTTAGGGAAGGTCTGATGCTCCAGGGTACAGCAGAATACGGACAGTTCGGTTACACCTTGGCCGCCGGTGACCTGGACAATGACGGTCACGCAGGTAAATATTCTGCGaatggacattttttttttctcgacacAAGGACTGCTGAACTATTCCGAAAATACAATTAAATTGACCATCTCCCGTAGATTTGGTGGTTGGCGCTCCGTGGGAGGCGTCCGGTGCCGTTTACGTCTTTTACGGTCAGCCTGAGTTCGGGACTAAAGGAGGATTTACTCCGATAACCCAACGAATCGCATCTTCGGACTTCAAAGGCTTTCCTCTCATCCAGGGTTTCGGATTCTCGCTTGCGATTCCTGTCGACGTCGATAAGAATGGGTAAAGTTGTTAACTTCCTCGCCTCGTATGGACTTGTacaactaacaataagtcgtGGATTATACTGTCATATATCCGCCTTTCTCTGACACAACGTAAATCGATTGGGCCCTCAGATATCCCGATTTGGCAGTTGGTGCGTACAAATCTGGCCACGCTGTTGTATTGCGGGGTAAACCTGTCGTGAAGATGGCACCTCAACTTGTCTCCTATACACCTATATTAGAGAGATCCACTCGCAGTTTTGTCATCGGTATCTGTGCCGAGTATCAGGGAAAGAAGGCACCGGAATTTCAAGGTAATCGATGGCATTGATTCGCCCTTTGATGTTTACATGATGTGTTATTATACGTCTGTCCAGAGTTCAGGGTCGAGATCGTAGCGGATGAAGAATACATGCGTATTGAAAACGATGAATCCGTGAAGTTTTTTACAGCCCCGTTCACGCGTGATGAGATATCCTGCGTCAACAAAACGCTTCATCTCAGGGTACGGTATAGAAAATACGCTAATGTTACATGGGACTGTCCACCTCAATACGATACCCCTCTCGGACCTCACCGTTTCTGAttcgatacattttttcatgtGTCGTCGTTCTAgctttaaaacatttttctgggttttttcaaaatttttgaaccaaCCCTTTCAGCGTAATACTATATTTTAGGCTGAAAATTTGCACCATTTTGtgaattctaaaaaaatttacaaatttctttcGATGATGGAGACCTCCCACTTCCAAAATCGTGtacagagttttttttatattttttccaaattgctCAACAactttctttaaaaaaaaacttcaacaaTGACTTTCATCGTACTGTCAATCTAAACGATAAATTGTGTTGTGGGCAAAGATGTGATTGAGaacgaatgtaaattttgtttggTTAACGTCTTGTAAATCTAAAGGCGCATAAGTGATTgaccaaatttcaaaatttacaaaatggtttaaattttcagtctaaaaatgattattactCTGAAACAGTGTGTccgaaaaatcggaaaatattcagaaaaatattttagaacTAGAACaccaatgaataaaaaaattaatcgaatcGGAGCCGGTAAGGTCCAGAGGTGTGGTATCGAGGTGGACAGCCCCATATCCATGCGCATgtgaacaaataattgaaaaaaatttctagtaTAGCGTTGCCGATTTgcgcgaaatattttcatctgtttaaaaaatgaccTTTTTTCAGAGGAGCTCCCAAAATTTTGTCGAACCAATCGTCATTCGCGGAAGGTTCAGCATCagcaaaaaaagtaatttcttTATGTATTTATCGCCTCAGacgattcaaatttattcttaTTCATATGCATTCAATATTACGAATTGTGGGTCTAACTTCAGGTAAAGAGGGGGATAAATTCTGCTCACGTTGTCCTGTTCCGAACAAGGGGCAGTTGCTGGAAGAAGCGGAATTGTTAATACCTTTCAATACCGGATGTGAAGGCGGCAAAGTGTGCCACTCAAATTTATCAATCAGCTGGTTTGCTACAGGTGTTAGGTAAATGATTGCGTTTCAAATGATTGAATTCTTGAATTCCCGTCCCATTCCCTTCCCATTGCCTTGTTCTACGAATTTCTTACGTGGGGCCAAATTGTCAGAATTCTTTGAACCAGGAATAACAAATGGAATTACACATAATTGCAGCAACAATGATCAATGGGCTGTGGGATCGGGAGACGTAAGTATTGATATCCTAGTAACGAACAACGGAGAGCCAGCGTTTCGAACGAATATAACGATCAAAATGCCACCGGGAGTTGGTCTTCGGAAAGGTATACCATCCTGCTTGGAGACTAAAGAGAGAAATTGCGTAATTCTGGAATGTGACATCGGCAACCCTGTTTCCAAAGGGGATCCGGTGAGTCGAGTTTATGAAGCATGCATGTTAGACATATCACGTGATAATTGTCTTTGCCAATCTTCAGTACGAATACACTCGCAATCGTGTTATATCGCGTGATCTTAAGGACCTCTAAGCCGTTAATGAAGTGTTATTCGACACTCGCGTGTCTATAAATTGACTTGAAATGTTGCAGAAATCATTAGCCGTCGATCTCGATATGGAGGGAATCGCAAGTTCGGCTGGAGGGACGATTTTGCCTTTTACCGTTACTACGA
The Neodiprion fabricii isolate iyNeoFabr1 chromosome 5, iyNeoFabr1.1, whole genome shotgun sequence genome window above contains:
- the LOC124182300 gene encoding integrin alpha-IIb-like; amino-acid sequence: MLQGTAEYGQFGYTLAAGDLDNDGHADLVVGAPWEASGAVYVFYGQPEFGTKGGFTPITQRIASSDFKGFPLIQGFGFSLAIPVDVDKNGYPDLAVGAYKSGHAVVLRGKPVVKMAPQLVSYTPILERSTRSFVIGICAEYQGKKAPEFQEFRVEIVADEEYMRIENDESVKFFTAPFTRDEISCVNKTLHLRRSSQNFVEPIVIRGRFSISKKSKEGDKFCSRCPVPNKGQLLEEAELLIPFNTGCEGGKVCHSNLSISWFATGVSNNDQWAVGSGDVSIDILVTNNGEPAFRTNITIKMPPGVGLRKGIPSCLETKERNCVILECDIGNPVSKGDPKSLAVDLDMEGIASSAGGTILPFTVTTKTLSVNHGENESVFYLRLENRAHITLMGVANEQNHEYEKKGNNSKLSIRHTYQLIKIGPSSLPKVHFAVDVPVAITEKNVSIVDIHLPELDSSGNMQECLIVDTVTYKKTILPNLLHSLRLTKTRGAPELNVEEKVEEPEVGAKDEEEIHRGERKNGTLLEGKTSIDGQGTDRTIYVNCSTAGITCHTVMCDFNISKTSGDVGNSILDMMFDVQPLFTSDESFFLVNFSTDARALILEPTSLVTMNGSRFVEAKASTILYKLPKTEKLAGWVLPVSLCLGLLILVLLIIILSKVGFFTRPKKTRIGKANYMVSDLHFLRRRVVFKFARA
- the LOC124182310 gene encoding integrin alpha-9-like; translation: MTVSEELRILLSQSFDTLCPLSTTFQTFYFPWCKMFAFLILFFTLTPFPASSYNVDTSRPIVYEDQDPGGNGYFGYTVALRSYQQPTASASIFIGAPKYNKGEGALYRCSVNVNETRGNSCRRLKLDQASISKDIRVQGSEYLKITRFGTVGWLGASLATREYSDLMVCAPRTSFEYTTNDAVFESRTTELRDDMRGICYNLPDAIGDTLYRDNSVLLPGEYLLQRTNINALYGFCINYAAKKDLNTVELIIGRPRLNKVDIHHENKTETRVYPGLGAGDFDEALANAAVGANLGYSVTSGYIFRPKELVFAAGTPALKKTGQVVVYLPGTAWETKIDGSVLGEYFGASLTTGDFDNDGLDDIAVGAPHWGEVDYGRVYTYYGNNKVYDSPTFDLTFGIVDIFFVFGSILCKHVSLRIIDLTQ